The window CCGACGCTCGAACTCGACGACGGCAGCTATCTGTCGGAGATTATCGCGATCTGCGAATATCTCGAGGAGAAGGACCCCTCACCCGCGATGATCGGCGCGACGCCGGAACAGCGCGCGGAATGCCGGATGTGGACCCGGCGCGTCGACCTCAACATCGCCGAGCCCCTGGCCAACGGTTACCGCTTTGGCGAGGCGCTGAAATTCTTCGAAAAGCGGATCCCCTGCGCACCCGACGCCTCCCCCGGTCTCAAGATGATTGCGGCCAACCGGCTGCAATGGCTCAACGGCCAGATCGCGGGCAAGGAATATCTGTGCGGCAACCGCTTCACGCTCGCCGACATCCTGCTCTATTGCTGGATCGATTTCGGCAACCAGGTCGGCCAGCCGCTCGATCCCGCCAACACCAACATCGCGGCCTGGTTCGCGCGCGTCGGACAACGGCCCTCGGTGAAGGCGTAACTTGTCGTCCCGGCGAACGCCGGGACCCATAGCCACAAATGTTTGTTGTCGTGCAAAGCTGGGGCTCCAGCCTGCACAATACCGCGCATCGGTGGTTATGGGTCCCGGATCAGCGCTCGCGGAGCCTGTCATCGGGCGCGCGTTCGCGCGACCCGTTGGCTCGCTTGTCCGGGACGACGGATAGAGTTGTGTCACCGGCCGGCGGCTCGGCCAGGGATCGGCCGACGCGGGCGAGCATCACCCGCGCCCGCTCGGCGCTATGGTCCAATAGCCAACGCCCGAACGCCTGCGGTGACAGCGCCGGGGCATAGAGAAATCCCTGAACGACGTCGCATCCCAGTATCGCCAGCAGATTTCGCTGTCCGTCGGTTTCGACGCCCTCGGCGACGACGGTGAGCTGCAGGCTCTGGCCGACGCGAACCACTGATGTCACGATCGCCCGCGCGCTGGGATCCTTCTCGACGTCGCGCATAAAACTGCGGTCGATCTTCAATTCGCGTATAGGCAAATGCGCCAGCCGGCTGAGGCTCGAATAGCCGGTTCCGAAATCGTCGAGCGACAACCCCACGCCCAATTCGCGAAGGGCATTCATGGTCTCGATCGCGACCGAGCGCTCGTTCATGATCACGCCTTCGGTAATCTCGAGCATCAGCACGTCCGGCGGCAGGCCATGATCCGCCAGCATTTCGGCGACCGCGGAAGCGAGATTGACGTTCTGGAAATTGATCGGAGACAGATTGACCGACACGCAGGGGATATCCAGCCCGCCCTTGCGCCACTCCGCCATTTGCCGGCAGGCCTCGCGTATCGACCACAGACCGATCTGCTCGATCAGTCCGCACTCCTCTGCCAGCGGGATGAACTTTGCCGGCGAAACCTCGCCGAGCAGGGGATCATGCCAGCGCGCCAGCGCTTCGACGCCGTGGATGGCGCCGTCGATGGTGCGGATCTGCGGCTGATAGTGCAATTTGAGCCCATCATTTGCGATCGCGCTGCGCAGCGCCGCGCTGTGCAGGAGCCGCTGCTCGGCGAGCCGGTTCATGTCGGCACTGAAGAAGCGATAGGTGGAACGGCCGGCCTGCTTCGCCTGGTACATCGCCGCATCGGCCTGTTGTATCAAGGCATCGATGTCGATCGCGTTATCCGGATAGATGCTGATGCCGATGCTGGCGGACATCGGCACCTGTCTGCTTCCGATCGACAGCGGTGCGACCAAAGCCTCGGTGATCCGCGAGGCGACCACCGAGGCTGCCGCGGCGTCACGGTTCGGCATTACGATGACGAATTCGTCGCCGCCGAGCCGCCCCAGCAAGTCACCCGGCTGAATCTGCGCACGCAGGCATTGCGCAAACTGGACCAGCAATTCGTCGCCGGCGGAGTGGCCGAGCGTATCGTTGACGTCCTTGAAATTGTCGACATCGAGAAACGCCAGCGCGACCTGTTTTCCCGCGGGACAGGCCTTGATCGCTTCGGCAATCAGGTTCCGCAAATGGGTGCGGTTCGGCAAGCCGGTCAGCATGTCGTAGTAAGCGAGCCGCGCGATCTGCGCGCGGGCTTCCTTGCGCTCGATCGCGAGCGCGCCGAGATGGACGCAGGCGTCGACGATCCGCTGATGCCAGCGGCTCGGCGCACGGCATTCCCGGAAATAGAAGGCGAAAGTTCCGATCACACGGCCGTCCTTGGACTTGATCGGCGTCGACCAGCAGGCGCGTAGACCTACCTCAAGCGGGCGGGTCTTGTAGGGTTGCCAGCGCGGGTCGGTGTCGAGATCCATCGCCAGCACCGCCTTGCCGTAAAATGCCGCGGATCCGCAGGAGCCGACATCGGGACCAATCGCGATGCCGTCGAGCGCGCGGGAATAGTCGTCGGGAAGACTGGGACCGCCCAGCGGATGAACCAATCCACCGGCGTCGATGTGGAGCAGCGAAGAAACCACGTCGGGCGCGATTTCCTCGACACGCCGGCACAGCCGGTCGGCGA is drawn from Bradyrhizobium lablabi and contains these coding sequences:
- a CDS encoding EAL domain-containing protein, which codes for MRAYDGPVAETPDFLLAALERANEAVVIVDHDLRVTHFNAAAELIWQLDRAEVLGRHVSYLGLKDLAVATPASDQGRGSEIAIHRKDGSRILAALSLSHVELGGQRRMIALVRDIASEVDQRQRLALLTLVADTTNRAVVVTDHDLNIVYTNAAFTGMFGYSPEEAKGRQASELLIGRDTDRRTLARLRRRIGDENGGEEEILSYDRSGDEIWLSANVQTFRNRRGRLKYIFALLTDITETKQLRSLQQLIMTALADEIPIADIADRLCRRVEEIAPDVVSSLLHIDAGGLVHPLGGPSLPDDYSRALDGIAIGPDVGSCGSAAFYGKAVLAMDLDTDPRWQPYKTRPLEVGLRACWSTPIKSKDGRVIGTFAFYFRECRAPSRWHQRIVDACVHLGALAIERKEARAQIARLAYYDMLTGLPNRTHLRNLIAEAIKACPAGKQVALAFLDVDNFKDVNDTLGHSAGDELLVQFAQCLRAQIQPGDLLGRLGGDEFVIVMPNRDAAAASVVASRITEALVAPLSIGSRQVPMSASIGISIYPDNAIDIDALIQQADAAMYQAKQAGRSTYRFFSADMNRLAEQRLLHSAALRSAIANDGLKLHYQPQIRTIDGAIHGVEALARWHDPLLGEVSPAKFIPLAEECGLIEQIGLWSIREACRQMAEWRKGGLDIPCVSVNLSPINFQNVNLASAVAEMLADHGLPPDVLMLEITEGVIMNERSVAIETMNALRELGVGLSLDDFGTGYSSLSRLAHLPIRELKIDRSFMRDVEKDPSARAIVTSVVRVGQSLQLTVVAEGVETDGQRNLLAILGCDVVQGFLYAPALSPQAFGRWLLDHSAERARVMLARVGRSLAEPPAGDTTLSVVPDKRANGSRERAPDDRLRER
- a CDS encoding glutathione S-transferase family protein, with amino-acid sequence MKLYDSIGPNPRIVRMFMAEKGIEMPKQTVDLRGGENRQAEHLKRNPHGQMPTLELDDGSYLSEIIAICEYLEEKDPSPAMIGATPEQRAECRMWTRRVDLNIAEPLANGYRFGEALKFFEKRIPCAPDASPGLKMIAANRLQWLNGQIAGKEYLCGNRFTLADILLYCWIDFGNQVGQPLDPANTNIAAWFARVGQRPSVKA